A stretch of Coccidioides posadasii str. Silveira chromosome 2, complete sequence DNA encodes these proteins:
- a CDS encoding uncharacterized protein (EggNog:ENOG410Y370), with product MARSLSPHQLQIVVLGLAQKLDSLNVDYASMGGAAGCLLTQRPDRETEDVDLVIHVDHRMITADRLISQLLASFPSEFGPNWKYLTIKVGRSGPSTISNLPPEQQGLSTGIRSRLSAPNGTLSQYQRQGSVKEGTDIRDVTLLAPLCSPGKAELDFNNSKVLQNALSNLV from the exons ATGGCTCGTTCACTCTCCCCACACCAGCTTCAGATCGTCGTTTTAGGCCTAGCGCAAAAACTTGATTCGTTAAATGTCGACTATGCGAGCATGGGAGGCGCCGCCGGCTGCCTGCTAACCCAACGCCCGGACCGAGAAACGGAGGACGTGGATCTTGTGATTCATGTTGATCACCGTATGATCACGGCGGACCGGCTGATCTCGCAGCTCCTCGCATCATTCCCGTCCGAATTCGGGCCT AACTGGAAGTATTTGACTATCAAAGTTGGCCGCAGCGGCCCTAGTACAATCTCCAATCTGCCACCAGAACAACAAGGTCTATCAACGGGTATCCGGTCAAGACTTTCGGCCCCGAATGGAACCCTCTCTCAATATCAACGCCAGGGTAGCGTGAAAGAAGGGACAGATATTCGAGATGTGACTCTTTTAGCCCCTTTGTGTTCTCCAGGCAAAGCAGAGCTCGATTTTAACAACAGTAAGGTATTACAAAACGCGCTGTCAAATCTTGTGTAA